One window from the genome of Maylandia zebra isolate NMK-2024a linkage group LG18, Mzebra_GT3a, whole genome shotgun sequence encodes:
- the elovl8a gene encoding ELOVL fatty acid elongase 8a has translation MKDFQALTVWQKVQLFYHGILEKGDKRTDNWLLVYSPVPISCVFLCYLIIIWVGSKLMARRQPVNLRPVLIVYNFAMVCLSAYMFYEFTTSSWLAGYSLLCQPVDYSDSPLAMRMARVCWWFYFSKVIELCDTIFFILRKKNSQLTFLHVYHHATMIFNWWAGVKYVAGGQSFLIGLINSLVHIVMYMYYGLAAVGPSMTKYLWWKRYLTTLQLLQFFIVTIHTSYNLFADCDFPDYMNITVLAYSLSLIILFSNFYYRSYLVKKNKKT, from the exons ATGAAG gatTTTCAAGCGCTCACTGTGTGGCAGAAAGTCCAGTTATTTTACCATGGGATTTTGGAAAAAGGAG ACAAAAGGACAGACAACTGGCTTCTGGTCTATTCTCCTGTGCCAATTAGCTGTGTCTTCCTGTGTTACTTGATCATTATATGGGTGGGGTCAAAGCTAATGGCAAGGAGGCAGCCAGTCAACCTCAGACCTGTCTTGATAGTTTACAACTTTGCCATGGTCTGCCTGTCTGCCTACATGTTCTATGAG TTTACAACCTCTTCCTGGTTGGCAGGATACAGTCTGCTGTGCCAGCCAGTGGACTACAGTGACAGCCCATTGGCCATGAGG ATGGCCAGAGTGTGCTGGTGGTTCTACTTCTCCAAAGTTATAGAGCTCTGTGACACT ATATTTTTTATCCTAAGGAAGAAGAACAGTCAACTGACCTTCCTCCATGTCTACCACCACGCCACAATGATCTTCAACTGGTGGGCTGGGGTTAAATATGTGGCTGGTGGACAGT CTTTCCTGATAGGTCTGATTAACTCCCTCGTCCATATAGTGATGTACATGTATTACGGCCTGGCAGCTGTGGGACCAAGCATGACCAAATACTTGTGGTGGAAACGTTACCTCACCACCCTACAGCTG CTCCAGTTTTTCATAGTGACTATCCATACCAGCTACAATCTGTTTGCTGACTGTGACTTCCCTGACTATATGAACATCACTGTTTTGGCATATTCTCTCAGCCTCATCATTCTCTTCAGTAACTTCTACTACAGAAGCTACCTCGtcaaaaagaacaagaaaacttAA